The following coding sequences are from one Streptomyces sp. NBC_01294 window:
- the eccCa gene encoding type VII secretion protein EccCa: MSQIVVKRPPRSLPPEVPSDELRLEAPPELPRGQQEGMLMQLLPMLGMGSSVVFFFMPGAAPFMRIMGVLMLVSTVAMVIAQLVRHRRGTQGQMADVRRDYLKYLAQTRRQVRRTARAQRDAQLYLHPAPEQLWSVVAEGSRLWERRVGDQDFGQARLGLGAQRLATTLVAPETAPVDELEPLTAGAMQRFLKVHSSLDGLPVALSIRAFYHVTVSGEPESARSTARAMVAQLATLHSPEDLMVAVVAAPGAVPSWDWTKWLPHTQVPGQVDGAGTKRLFGDDLAELEALLASRLEGRPRFSREVSPVLDQPHLVVVLDGGMVPPDSVFAAAEGLQGVTIVEVVAGELDEPRGGLSVVVRPGRLRLESGAGVAYEGVPDALSLPAAEALARQLAPLRTGGGDDDEPLLANLDFTDLLNLGDAAAVDVARTWRPRSAGERLRVPIGVGEGGAPVMLDLKEAAQEGMGPHGLCVGATGSGKSELLRTLVLGLAVTHTSETLNFVLADFKGGATFTGMGQMPHVAAVITNLADDLTLVDRMGDSIRGELQRRQELLRSAGNYANIHDYEKARAAGAPLEPLASLVLVIDEFSELLTAKPDFIDMFIQIGRIGRSLGVHLLLASQRLEEGKLRGLDTYLSYRIGLRTFSAAESRTAIGVPDAYHLPSVPGSGYLKFGTDEMTRFKAAYVSGTYRSGGPDLSVGLFPVERRPALFTAAPVPVVYAAPDPAYLAAQSGREDDALADTVLDVIVSRLEGQGVPAHQVWLPPLDQAPPLDQLLPALAPSAERGLHADGYTRPGGLVVPLGLIDKPFEQRREVLYRDFSGAAGHLMVVGGPQSGKSTLMRTLISSFALTHTPREVQFYGLDFGGGSLSSIAELPHVGGIASRLDPERVRRTVAEVGGILNRREEFFRSNNIDSINTYRRRRAAGDLPGEPWGDVFLIVDGWGTFRGEYEGLEQIVTDIASRGLGYGIHVVITAARYMEVRAALKDQMLSRLELRLGDTMDSEFDRKVAANVPTGMPGRGQVAEKLHFLGALPRIDGSHEAGDLSEATAAFVDAVKRNWAGQAAPGVRLLPRLLHSDQLPKGGEYPERGIAIGIDETDLEPVFVDFESDPFLLVFGESESGKTNLLRLIAKQIAERYTPDQARLVVGDYRRSLLGALPEEHLLEYAPMVSSLQMHMEALGGVFSRRQPPTDVTPQQLRDRSWWTGPDVFIVIDDYDLVSTSQGNPLAPLVEYLPFARDTGVRFIIARNSAGASRSLYEPFIQRIKELGAQGLVLSGDPSEGDLVGNVRPRPMPPGRAYFASRRRGTSLVQLGRMPGL, from the coding sequence GTGAGCCAGATCGTCGTCAAACGCCCACCGCGGTCCCTGCCGCCCGAAGTGCCTTCGGACGAGCTGCGGCTGGAGGCTCCGCCGGAACTTCCGCGCGGGCAGCAGGAGGGCATGCTGATGCAGCTCCTGCCGATGCTCGGCATGGGCTCTTCCGTCGTCTTCTTCTTCATGCCGGGTGCGGCGCCGTTCATGCGCATCATGGGTGTGCTGATGCTGGTGTCGACGGTGGCGATGGTCATCGCCCAGCTGGTGCGCCACCGGCGCGGTACGCAGGGGCAAATGGCCGATGTGCGCCGGGACTACCTCAAATACCTTGCACAGACGCGTCGTCAGGTACGCCGGACCGCGCGGGCGCAGCGCGACGCGCAGCTGTATCTGCACCCGGCGCCCGAGCAGTTGTGGTCGGTGGTGGCGGAGGGCTCGCGGCTGTGGGAGCGGCGGGTCGGCGACCAGGACTTCGGGCAGGCCCGGCTCGGGCTGGGTGCGCAGCGCCTGGCGACCACACTGGTGGCGCCGGAGACGGCGCCGGTGGACGAGCTGGAGCCGCTGACGGCGGGCGCGATGCAGCGCTTCCTGAAGGTGCACTCCTCGCTGGACGGGCTGCCGGTGGCGCTGTCCATACGCGCCTTCTACCACGTGACGGTGTCCGGGGAGCCGGAGTCGGCGCGCAGTACCGCGCGGGCGATGGTCGCGCAGCTGGCGACGCTGCACTCCCCCGAGGACCTGATGGTGGCCGTGGTGGCCGCGCCGGGCGCCGTGCCCTCGTGGGACTGGACGAAGTGGCTGCCGCACACGCAGGTCCCGGGCCAGGTCGACGGGGCCGGCACGAAGCGGCTGTTCGGCGACGACCTCGCCGAGCTGGAGGCGCTGCTGGCGTCGCGGCTGGAGGGCCGGCCGCGGTTCAGCCGGGAGGTGTCCCCGGTGCTGGACCAGCCGCACCTGGTGGTCGTGCTGGACGGCGGCATGGTCCCGCCGGACTCGGTGTTCGCGGCGGCCGAGGGGCTGCAGGGCGTCACCATCGTCGAGGTGGTCGCGGGCGAGCTGGACGAGCCGCGCGGCGGGCTGTCGGTCGTGGTGCGGCCGGGCCGGCTGCGGCTGGAGTCGGGCGCGGGGGTCGCGTACGAGGGCGTCCCGGACGCGCTGTCGCTGCCCGCGGCGGAGGCCCTCGCCCGGCAGCTGGCGCCGCTGCGCACGGGCGGCGGGGACGACGACGAGCCGCTGCTGGCCAATCTGGACTTCACCGACCTGCTGAACCTGGGCGACGCGGCCGCGGTCGACGTGGCGCGGACCTGGCGGCCGCGGTCGGCCGGTGAGCGGCTGCGCGTGCCGATCGGTGTCGGCGAGGGCGGCGCCCCGGTCATGCTGGACCTCAAGGAGGCCGCGCAGGAGGGCATGGGCCCGCACGGCCTGTGCGTGGGCGCGACCGGTTCCGGCAAGTCGGAGCTGCTGCGCACGCTGGTGCTGGGGCTCGCGGTCACGCACACCTCGGAGACGCTGAACTTCGTCCTCGCCGACTTCAAGGGCGGTGCGACCTTCACCGGCATGGGGCAGATGCCGCACGTCGCGGCCGTCATCACCAACCTGGCGGACGACCTCACGCTCGTGGACCGCATGGGCGACTCGATCCGCGGTGAGCTGCAGCGCCGTCAGGAGCTGCTGCGTTCGGCGGGCAACTACGCGAACATCCACGACTACGAGAAGGCCCGTGCGGCCGGCGCCCCGCTGGAGCCGCTGGCCTCGCTGGTCCTGGTCATCGACGAGTTCTCCGAGCTGCTGACGGCGAAGCCGGACTTCATCGACATGTTCATCCAGATCGGCCGCATCGGCCGGTCGCTGGGCGTGCACCTGCTGCTGGCCTCGCAGCGCCTGGAGGAGGGCAAGCTGCGCGGGCTGGACACGTACCTGTCGTACCGGATCGGTCTGCGGACCTTCTCGGCGGCGGAGTCGCGGACCGCGATCGGTGTGCCGGACGCCTACCACCTGCCGTCGGTGCCCGGTTCGGGCTACCTGAAGTTCGGTACGGACGAGATGACCCGCTTCAAGGCGGCGTACGTCTCGGGCACCTACCGCTCGGGCGGGCCGGACCTGTCGGTGGGCCTGTTCCCGGTGGAGCGGCGGCCCGCGCTGTTCACGGCGGCCCCGGTGCCGGTGGTGTACGCGGCCCCGGACCCGGCGTACCTGGCGGCGCAGTCGGGGCGGGAGGACGACGCGCTCGCGGACACGGTGCTGGACGTGATCGTGAGCCGGCTGGAGGGTCAGGGGGTGCCGGCGCACCAGGTGTGGCTGCCGCCGCTGGACCAGGCTCCGCCGCTGGACCAGCTGCTGCCGGCGCTGGCGCCGAGCGCGGAGCGCGGGCTGCACGCGGACGGGTACACCCGGCCCGGCGGGCTCGTCGTACCGCTCGGCCTCATCGACAAGCCCTTCGAGCAGCGGCGCGAGGTGCTGTACCGGGACTTCTCGGGTGCGGCGGGCCACCTGATGGTGGTCGGCGGTCCGCAGTCGGGCAAGTCGACGCTGATGCGGACGCTGATCTCCTCGTTCGCGCTCACGCACACCCCGCGCGAAGTGCAGTTCTACGGGCTGGACTTCGGTGGTGGCAGCCTGTCGTCGATCGCGGAGCTGCCGCACGTGGGCGGGATCGCCTCGCGCCTGGACCCGGAGCGGGTACGGCGTACGGTCGCGGAGGTGGGGGGCATCCTCAACCGCCGCGAGGAGTTCTTCCGCTCGAACAACATCGACTCGATCAACACCTACCGGCGCCGGCGCGCGGCGGGCGACCTGCCGGGCGAGCCGTGGGGCGACGTGTTCCTGATCGTCGACGGCTGGGGCACCTTCCGGGGCGAGTACGAGGGCCTGGAGCAGATCGTCACGGACATCGCGTCCCGCGGTCTGGGCTACGGCATCCACGTGGTGATCACCGCGGCGCGGTACATGGAGGTCCGGGCCGCCCTCAAGGACCAGATGCTCAGCCGGCTGGAACTGCGGCTCGGCGACACCATGGACTCCGAGTTCGACCGCAAGGTCGCGGCGAACGTCCCCACGGGGATGCCGGGCCGCGGCCAGGTGGCGGAGAAGCTGCACTTCCTGGGCGCGCTCCCGCGGATCGACGGCTCGCACGAGGCGGGGGACCTGTCGGAGGCCACGGCGGCCTTCGTGGACGCGGTGAAGCGGAACTGGGCGGGGCAGGCGGCTCCCGGCGTACGGCTGCTGCCGCGGCTGCTCCACTCCGACCAGCTGCCCAAGGGCGGGGAGTACCCCGAGCGCGGGATCGCGATCGGTATCGACGAGACCGATCTGGAGCCGGTGTTCGTCGACTTCGAGTCCGACCCCTTCCTCCTCGTCTTCGGCGAGAGCGAGTCGGGCAAGACGAACCTGCTGCGGCTCATCGCCAAGCAGATCGCGGAGCGCTACACGCCGGACCAGGCGCGCCTGGTCGTGGGCGACTACCGGCGCAGCCTGCTCGGGGCGCTGCCGGAGGAGCACCTGCTGGAGTACGCGCCGATGGTGAGCTCCCTGCAGATGCACATGGAGGCGCTGGGCGGGGTGTTCTCGCGGCGGCAGCCGCCGACCGACGTCACCCCGCAGCAGCTGCGCGACCGCAGCTGGTGGACGGGCCCGGACGTGTTCATCGTCATCGACGACTACGACCTGGTGTCGACCAGCCAGGGCAATCCGCTGGCGCCGCTGGTGGAGTACCTGCCCTTCGCCCGTGACACGGGTGTCCGCTTCATCATCGCGCGCAACTCGGCGGGTGCCTCGCGCTCGCTGTACGAGCCGTTCATCCAGCGGATCAAGGAGCTGGGCGCGCAGGGCCTCGTCCTGTCCGGCGATCCCTCCGAGGGCGACCTGGTCGGCAACGTGCGGCCGCGTCCGATGCCGCCGGGCCGGGCCTACTTCGCCTCGCGCAGGCGGGGTACCTCGCTGGTCCAGCTCGGCCGGATGCCGGGTCTGTGA
- a CDS encoding DUF397 domain-containing protein has product MGTQQEKDQLYALDISGVEWEGPPGTSPDEERVEIARLPEGAVAMRSSLDRDTVLRYTAAEWEAFVLGARDGEFDLDRHEA; this is encoded by the coding sequence ATGGGCACCCAGCAGGAGAAGGACCAGCTGTACGCGCTCGACATCAGCGGTGTGGAGTGGGAAGGGCCGCCCGGGACCAGCCCGGACGAGGAGCGGGTCGAGATCGCCCGGCTTCCGGAGGGGGCGGTGGCCATGCGGTCCTCGCTGGACCGGGACACGGTGCTGCGCTACACCGCCGCCGAGTGGGAGGCCTTCGTACTCGGGGCCAGGGACGGCGAGTTCGACCTCGACCGCCACGAGGCCTGA
- a CDS encoding WXG100 family type VII secretion target, with translation MSGNEGTRVRYETVQQMADRIRVVSGNILRDLDAMGTALKVVTDTWDGEAHREYVNLQTKYKGKADQMHQDLEKIAKQIEQGKSEYRATDVKASRLFTEAY, from the coding sequence ATGTCGGGCAACGAAGGCACCCGGGTACGGTACGAGACCGTTCAGCAGATGGCGGACCGCATCCGCGTCGTCTCCGGGAACATCCTCAGGGACCTGGACGCGATGGGCACCGCCCTGAAGGTCGTCACGGACACCTGGGACGGTGAGGCGCACCGCGAGTACGTCAACCTCCAGACCAAGTACAAGGGCAAGGCCGACCAGATGCACCAGGATCTGGAGAAGATTGCCAAGCAGATCGAGCAGGGCAAGAGCGAGTACCGCGCCACCGACGTGAAGGCCTCGCGCCTGTTCACCGAGGCCTACTGA
- the mycP gene encoding type VII secretion-associated serine protease mycosin produces the protein MPQSPQSRRVLLTAGFALTLVSAGAAAGPASAVEAAPPHPPYAVRLDGAGECTFPMKKQIADRPWALQRLLLDELWAQTKGKDKNGGSVRVAVIDTGVDRANPQLSGAIDTGAGKDFVDPKGGDGTNDTVGHGTKVAGLIAARPQEGTGFVGLAPDATIIPIRQNDGQGKGNALSLSQAIDHAVAKGAHVINISQDTDVPLSADSDLAKAVQKAVAANVVVVASAGNDGMSGEKRKTYPAAFPGVLAVGASDRNNERAAFSQPGDFIGVAAPGVDMVSTVPGYGQCIDNGTSFSAPYVAGVAALLRAEHGDWSAQQIVWQIQNTAERSVKGRDDYVGWGIVDPVRALSHDQQAPKAPVPDPGPPPAAAPEAAELPLTETAQEREERFGTYALGIGAVLIAVIAGTATVVRDARGRRRRLQ, from the coding sequence ATGCCCCAGTCCCCGCAGTCCCGGCGCGTGCTGCTCACCGCCGGCTTCGCCCTCACCCTGGTCTCCGCAGGCGCGGCCGCGGGCCCGGCCTCCGCGGTGGAAGCGGCCCCGCCGCACCCCCCGTACGCCGTGCGCCTCGACGGCGCGGGGGAGTGCACCTTCCCCATGAAGAAGCAGATCGCGGACCGCCCCTGGGCCCTCCAGCGACTCCTGCTCGACGAGCTGTGGGCGCAGACCAAGGGCAAGGACAAGAACGGCGGCAGCGTCCGGGTCGCCGTCATCGACACCGGCGTGGACCGGGCGAACCCGCAGCTCAGCGGCGCCATCGACACCGGCGCCGGCAAGGATTTCGTCGACCCCAAGGGCGGCGACGGCACGAACGACACCGTCGGCCACGGCACCAAGGTCGCGGGGCTGATCGCGGCCCGCCCCCAGGAGGGCACCGGCTTCGTCGGCCTGGCCCCCGACGCCACGATCATCCCGATCCGGCAGAACGACGGGCAGGGCAAGGGCAACGCGCTGTCCCTGAGCCAGGCGATCGACCACGCGGTGGCCAAGGGCGCCCACGTGATCAACATCTCCCAGGACACCGACGTGCCGCTGTCCGCGGACTCCGACCTCGCCAAGGCGGTCCAGAAGGCCGTCGCCGCCAACGTCGTGGTCGTGGCCTCGGCGGGCAACGACGGCATGAGCGGCGAGAAGCGCAAGACCTACCCGGCGGCCTTCCCCGGCGTGCTCGCGGTGGGTGCCTCGGACCGCAACAACGAGCGCGCCGCGTTCTCCCAGCCCGGCGACTTCATCGGGGTCGCCGCGCCCGGCGTCGACATGGTCTCCACCGTCCCGGGCTACGGCCAGTGCATCGACAACGGCACCAGCTTCTCCGCGCCGTACGTCGCCGGGGTTGCCGCCCTGCTGCGCGCCGAGCACGGCGACTGGTCCGCCCAGCAGATCGTCTGGCAGATCCAGAACACCGCCGAACGCTCGGTCAAGGGCCGTGACGACTACGTCGGTTGGGGCATTGTCGACCCGGTTCGCGCGCTCAGCCACGACCAGCAGGCCCCGAAGGCCCCGGTACCGGACCCGGGCCCGCCCCCGGCCGCCGCTCCCGAGGCGGCGGAGCTGCCGCTCACCGAGACGGCGCAGGAGCGCGAGGAGCGCTTCGGGACCTACGCTCTGGGCATCGGCGCCGTCCTCATCGCCGTCATCGCGGGTACCGCGACGGTCGTGCGGGACGCCCGCGGCCGCCGACGCCGTTTGCAGTGA